Proteins encoded together in one Scheffersomyces stipitis CBS 6054 chromosome 5, complete sequence window:
- the MDR6 gene encoding multidrug-resistance transporter yields KEEVFEESNAGDGTRREDQYLHGYRLALCVVALLLSLFIMSISQTIILIILTEVGNKFDGVGKINWITSGYLLAIAVLTQTWGKLSILIGRKLTLSISLIFFEAGTLLCALSNSMDMLIGGRVLAGVGAGGIQASVFVVLSEVLPIQYRTYGMMLMSMTGTTASIIGPLIGGALSRVSWRWCFYFNIPIGGAAFVYLQLFFNPPKPKGKLLKKLKLLDYVGTLLVCGAAVLILLGLSFGSNQEFDWKSAPVIVCLTVGGLLLIAFLIWNFNYSKYPLIPVDVAKSWQVEASVLTGCAMFGYFFSNQIYISVYFQVIHGWNAWESGLHLLPLIISSVISSIGGSLLIQKTKFIKPFSIFAAACGLVGNSILYLLDVDSNLAKIIGLLILPGLSTGMQVQSTVMLVQVSAPKTAGSTIMATTYYNFLRTLCGAVAADLATLTYNESLKSKLTHALSNITDPALAQELSSIELSEILSNTTILNQLSSAAQYFIKNEIMGAIRNVFHVSAGFGGLCLIASCFQVNHRLP; encoded by the coding sequence AAGGAGgaagtatttgaagaaagtaaTGCCGGAGATGGAACAAGACGAGAGGACCAATATCTCCATGGATACAGACTAGCTCTATGTGTGGTTGCACTTTTGCTCAGTTTGTTCATTATGTCTATAAGCCAGACAATCATTCTCATAATTCTTACCGAAGTCGGTAACAAATTTGACGGGGTCGGCAAAATCAACTGGATCACTTCGGGATATCTTTTGGCAATAGCTGTGCTAACGCAAACATGGGGCAAACTCTCAATTCTTATTGGTAGAAAGTTGACATTGAGCATATCGTTGATATTTTTTGAAGCAGGTACTCTACTTTGTGCTTTATCCAACAGCATGGATATGTTGATTGGTGGAAGGGTATTGGCTGGTGTAGGTGCTGGAGGAATCCAGGCTTCTGTGTTTGTCGTATTGAGTGAAGTACTTCCTATCCAATATCGTACCTACGGGATGATGTTAATGTCTATGACAGGTACAACAGCTTCAATTATTGGTCCCTTGATAGGAGGGGCGCTTTCAAGAGTTAGTTGGAGATGGTGCTTCTATTTCAATATCCCTATTGGAGGAGCAGCTTTTGTATACTTgcaacttttcttcaatccGCCAAAGCCAAAAGGGAAGttattgaaaaagttgaagttgttggattACGTAGGAACATTACTTGTTTGCGGTGCCGCAGTATTGATTCTACTTGGGCTCAGTTTTGGGTCCAACCAAGAATTTGATTGGAAATCTGCTCCCGTTATTGTCTGCTTGACCGTAGGGGGTCTCCTACTTATTGCgttcttgatttggaaCTTCAATTACTCAAAATATCCACTAATTCCGGTTGATGTGGCTAAATCATGGCAAGTGGAAGCTTCGGTTTTGACAGGATGTGCCATGTTTGGCTACTTTTTCTCTAACCAGATTTATATTTCAGTCTACTTTCAGGTTATACACGGCTGGAATGCTTGGGAATCTGGACTTCATCTCTTGCCGTTGATTATTTCCTCTGTGATAAGTTCAATCGGAGGATCACTACTTATCCAGAAGACCAAATTTATCAAGCCATTTTCTATATTTGCAGCCGCTTGTGGACTCGTGGGAAATTCCATCTTGTATTTGTTGGATGTGGACTCGAATTTAGCAAAGATTATTGGTTTGCTTATTTTACCTGGCTTATCTACGGGTATGCAAGTCCAGTCGACAGTTAtgcttgttcaagtttctGCTCCCAAGACTGCTGGAAGTACAATTATGGCTACTACATACTACAACTTCCTTAGGACACTTTGTGGGGCTGTCGCTGCTGATTTGGCTACGCTTACGTACAATGAATCGCTCAAAAGTAAATTGACACATGCCCTAAGTAATATCACTGATCCTGCCTTGGCTCAGGAACTCAGTTCTATAGAGTTGTCGGAAATTTTGTCTAACACCACGATTCTCAATCAATTATCTCTGGCTGCGCAGTACTTCATCAAAAACGAGATTATGGGTGCAATCAGAAATGTTTTCCACGTAAGTGCTGGATTCGGAGGGTTATGCTTGATAGCTTCATGCTTTCAGGTTAACCACCGGTTGCCT